Proteins found in one Bremerella volcania genomic segment:
- a CDS encoding NADH-quinone oxidoreductase subunit D: MSNANHSEIIELDVRTDEMLVNMGPQHPSTHGVLRLVLRTDGEVVSEAVPHIGYLHRCAEKIGENLTPRQFVPYTDRMDYLAGMNMNLGWSLAVEKLLNYDLPEKVRHTRVMIAELNRIASHLVGMGTYGLDLGTFSPFLYAFREREKILDLLEWVCGARLTYSYITPGGVTADLPSDWIDKCRQFLDQFEPQIPDYHTLLTTNAIFIKRTTGIGIMSADMAIAYGCSGPVLRGSGVDHDLRRDGEPRYRSMYEGYDFEVIVEKNGSYPKDQVYPAVPEEAVLGDCWHRFYVRMLEVIQAIKLIRQGMDFYQKSSGDWGTPIKLATKLPKGEAYLETECPRGQMGFYVVSDGGDSVPRRARARSSCFSNLSVVEELCRGGLIADIPAIVGSLDIVMGEIDR; this comes from the coding sequence ATGTCCAACGCGAATCATTCCGAAATCATTGAACTCGATGTTCGCACCGACGAGATGTTGGTGAACATGGGGCCCCAGCATCCGAGCACTCATGGCGTCCTTCGACTCGTCTTGCGAACCGACGGCGAAGTCGTCTCGGAGGCGGTGCCCCATATCGGATACTTGCATCGTTGCGCTGAGAAGATCGGAGAGAACCTCACGCCACGGCAGTTTGTTCCGTATACCGACCGGATGGATTACCTGGCTGGGATGAACATGAACCTCGGTTGGTCGCTGGCCGTCGAGAAACTACTGAACTACGACCTGCCCGAGAAGGTGCGGCATACTCGCGTGATGATCGCGGAACTCAACCGCATTGCCAGTCATCTGGTGGGCATGGGGACCTACGGGCTCGATCTCGGGACGTTCAGCCCGTTTCTCTATGCGTTTCGCGAGCGAGAGAAGATTCTCGATCTTTTGGAATGGGTCTGCGGTGCGCGACTAACTTACAGCTACATAACTCCGGGAGGTGTTACGGCTGACTTGCCGTCGGACTGGATCGATAAGTGTCGCCAGTTTCTCGATCAGTTCGAACCACAGATCCCGGACTATCACACGCTTCTGACGACGAATGCCATTTTCATCAAGCGAACCACAGGCATCGGGATCATGTCGGCCGACATGGCGATTGCTTACGGTTGCTCGGGGCCTGTGCTGAGAGGGTCAGGCGTCGATCATGATCTGCGCCGGGATGGCGAGCCTCGCTACCGCTCGATGTACGAGGGATATGATTTTGAGGTAATTGTCGAAAAGAACGGAAGCTACCCTAAGGATCAAGTTTATCCAGCGGTTCCGGAAGAAGCCGTACTGGGCGATTGTTGGCACCGGTTTTACGTGAGGATGCTCGAGGTAATCCAGGCGATCAAGTTGATCCGCCAAGGGATGGACTTTTATCAGAAGTCAAGTGGTGACTGGGGGACACCCATCAAGCTGGCAACCAAATTGCCGAAAGGCGAGGCCTATCTCGAAACGGAATGTCCACGCGGACAGATGGGGTTCTATGTCGTTTCCGATGGTGGTGACTCGGTCCCACGCCGTGCCAGGGCTCGCAGCAGTTGTTTCAGTAACCTATCGGTCGTGGAAGAGCTTTGCCGCGGTGGGTTGATCGCCGACATTCCGGCGATCGTCGGTTCATTGGATATCGTGATGGGAGAGATCGATAGGTAA
- a CDS encoding NADH-quinone oxidoreductase subunit C, with protein sequence MIDEAFIETLKNRFGGKISGANLENVDPWIEVTSAGLVEVCRYLKQEPTIAFDYLNSICVVDYCETDPKKAAKVKWQPHLEVVYHVSSIRHKTTGVIKVMLPRWKEDVEGQIPELPSVTDVWRAADWHEREAYDLSGVLFVGHQNLRRILCPEDWVGHPLRKDYEMPLEYHGIRGR encoded by the coding sequence ATGATCGACGAAGCCTTCATAGAGACACTCAAAAATCGTTTCGGTGGCAAGATCTCCGGTGCGAATCTTGAAAACGTCGATCCTTGGATCGAGGTAACGTCTGCTGGTTTGGTGGAAGTGTGCCGTTATCTCAAGCAGGAGCCTACGATCGCATTCGACTACCTGAATTCGATTTGCGTCGTCGACTACTGCGAGACTGACCCAAAGAAAGCAGCCAAAGTGAAATGGCAGCCACATCTGGAAGTCGTATATCACGTTTCCAGTATTCGCCACAAGACGACCGGCGTGATAAAGGTGATGCTGCCGCGATGGAAGGAAGATGTTGAAGGGCAAATCCCTGAACTGCCGTCGGTGACCGACGTTTGGAGAGCTGCCGATTGGCACGAACGGGAGGCGTATGATCTATCCGGCGTATTATTTGTCGGGCATCAAAACCTGCGGAGGATCTTGTGTCCTGAAGACTGGGTAGGGCATCCACTTCGTAAAGACTACGAAATGCCACTTGAGTATCACGGAATCCGTGGACGTTAG
- a CDS encoding pyroglutamyl-peptidase I family protein translates to MMHRILITAFEPFLQYPTNASMQILTHWAEDNPGSDRIAFTTEILPVDYNLAEPRLGDLHADWFDFALHLGQSPRIDEYQLEMVALNLKSDPKTPTSPLSPFGPTAFASQLPLDTWCQDLREHDLPASVSFHAGTYLCNATYYWSMEIYRQRGLSDRSLFVHVPLIDMDQPNPEHAIRRGSRMLARLVRLIEGHLDVTQAPFA, encoded by the coding sequence ATGATGCATCGGATTCTGATCACGGCCTTCGAGCCATTCTTACAGTACCCGACCAATGCATCGATGCAGATCCTTACCCATTGGGCCGAGGATAATCCTGGCTCTGACCGCATCGCGTTTACGACGGAAATCTTGCCAGTCGACTACAATCTCGCGGAACCACGACTCGGTGACTTACATGCGGATTGGTTCGACTTTGCACTACACCTAGGGCAGTCACCTCGAATCGATGAATATCAGCTTGAGATGGTGGCGCTCAACCTTAAATCAGATCCCAAGACACCAACTTCACCACTGAGCCCCTTCGGCCCGACTGCATTTGCAAGCCAGCTACCACTTGATACGTGGTGCCAAGACTTACGCGAGCATGACCTACCGGCGTCTGTTAGCTTTCATGCGGGGACCTATCTCTGCAATGCGACGTACTACTGGTCGATGGAGATCTACCGGCAACGAGGCCTGTCCGATCGCAGTCTTTTCGTCCATGTCCCGCTCATCGACATGGACCAGCCCAATCCTGAACATGCAATTCGCCGAGGTTCACGAATGCTGGCTCGATTGGTACGGCTGATTGAAGGGCACCTCGACGTGACTCAAGCACCATTTGCCTGA
- a CDS encoding NADH-quinone oxidoreductase subunit J family protein, with product MTPLLAATSEAAINWHTVMFYVIALCACGFAVIVALTNNIVRMAFALIVSLAATSGLLFLAGAYFVGAMQLMIYVGGTVVLLIFGVMLTAQKAFITMRTQAGDWILGLLVGGTLLAVLVQLVFLIPEWQSSNYQSTADAQLVAYAEELKSQRARGEEITAEQRRRLELMAVKASEGMPQRTGEIGLALIGVRADKIESEQTGLAGYLLPFEIVSVHLLVVLVGAAFLARAKRHHHGGDVS from the coding sequence GTGACTCCCCTGCTTGCAGCCACTAGCGAAGCGGCCATCAACTGGCACACGGTGATGTTTTACGTCATAGCTCTGTGTGCGTGCGGTTTTGCCGTGATCGTGGCATTGACGAACAACATCGTACGGATGGCGTTTGCGTTGATCGTCAGCCTGGCGGCAACCAGCGGTCTGCTGTTTCTTGCAGGAGCGTATTTCGTCGGCGCCATGCAGTTGATGATTTACGTGGGCGGAACGGTTGTACTGCTGATCTTCGGCGTGATGCTCACGGCGCAAAAAGCGTTCATCACCATGCGGACCCAGGCAGGCGACTGGATCTTGGGGCTTTTGGTTGGCGGTACCCTGCTCGCCGTTTTGGTCCAACTGGTATTTCTCATCCCTGAGTGGCAAAGCTCGAATTATCAGTCCACGGCGGATGCGCAGTTAGTTGCTTACGCGGAAGAACTCAAGAGCCAACGGGCACGCGGGGAAGAGATTACCGCGGAGCAGCGGCGGAGACTGGAACTCATGGCGGTCAAGGCCAGCGAAGGAATGCCACAGCGAACTGGCGAGATTGGCCTGGCGCTCATCGGTGTGCGGGCCGACAAGATCGAGAGCGAACAAACTGGTTTGGCGGGGTACCTGCTTCCCTTTGAAATCGTTTCGGTGCATTTGTTGGTGGTGTTGGTCGGCGCGGCGTTCTTGGCCCGTGCTAAACGACATCATCACGGAGGGGACGTCTCATGA
- the nuoK gene encoding NADH-quinone oxidoreductase subunit NuoK: MSFLSEPIGLSHYLAVGAFLFVTGVVCMATKRNALGILMGIELVLNGAIVNFVGFACPYFRDENLGLDGHLIALFVIVLAAAEAAVALAIALNFYNNHATIDVDRADELKG, from the coding sequence ATGAGCTTTTTGAGCGAACCCATCGGACTGTCGCACTACCTGGCGGTCGGGGCGTTTCTGTTTGTGACCGGCGTGGTGTGCATGGCTACCAAACGGAATGCTTTGGGGATTTTGATGGGCATCGAATTGGTGCTCAACGGAGCGATCGTCAACTTCGTGGGTTTTGCATGCCCTTATTTTCGCGACGAAAACTTAGGGCTTGATGGGCACCTGATCGCGCTGTTCGTCATCGTGTTGGCGGCGGCGGAAGCGGCAGTGGCACTGGCAATAGCCCTGAACTTTTACAACAACCATGCGACAATCGACGTCGATCGCGCAGATGAATTGAAAGGTTGA
- a CDS encoding NuoI/complex I 23 kDa subunit family protein: MLSWWKNLNRAITTVIQGLWVTLRVWKSTYDPNRKTFTEHFEYPELPAQVAPRYRGFHRFDVTTCIGCDQCAKACPVDCIYIGKERVENGKGFRLTHFTIDYTKCMFCALCIEPCPVDCIFMGGTLDLSSYSRDGALVDYSRLPIDVAWGRATLNPTAVAESKAVLRPVHGGPSEQTG, from the coding sequence ATGCTTAGTTGGTGGAAAAATCTGAATCGCGCGATCACCACGGTCATTCAAGGCCTTTGGGTGACCCTTCGGGTCTGGAAATCGACGTACGACCCAAACCGCAAAACATTTACCGAGCACTTCGAATATCCCGAGCTTCCTGCCCAAGTGGCCCCCCGCTATCGAGGGTTTCATCGATTCGATGTCACTACCTGCATCGGCTGTGATCAATGTGCCAAGGCTTGCCCGGTCGACTGCATCTACATCGGCAAAGAACGTGTTGAGAACGGCAAAGGTTTTCGGCTCACGCATTTCACCATCGATTACACGAAGTGTATGTTTTGTGCTTTGTGTATCGAGCCGTGCCCGGTCGATTGCATCTTTATGGGTGGTACGCTCGACTTGAGTTCTTACAGTCGCGATGGTGCGCTGGTCGACTATTCTCGTTTGCCAATCGATGTTGCCTGGGGACGAGCGACTTTGAATCCAACGGCCGTCGCGGAATCGAAGGCGGTACTTCGACCCGTCCATGGCGGTCCTTCCGAGCAAACCGGCTAG
- a CDS encoding ferrochelatase: MTKLPYDAILVLSFGGPEKPDDVIPFLENVLRGRNVPRERMLEVAEHYYHFGGKSPINDQNRELIEALKSELVSQDISLPIFWGNRNWYPLLADTLKQMFDAGHRKVLVFVTSIFSSYSGCRQYREDIQRALEELNLTEQMSLDKIRTFYNHPDFIETMVDRVRDAIRELPEDGSDRRKVLFTAHSIPNAMAANCAYEKQLHESSRLISEALGLEDWSLVYQSRSGPPQQPWLEPDVCDVIQEIADKKLASQVVIVPVGFVSDHMEVIYDLDDEAAKLAEEVGITMARAKTAGIHPKFIGMIRKLIEERLGITPEKEAIGKFGPSHDVCPIDCCKYEPRRPGPVPSTE; this comes from the coding sequence ATGACTAAACTACCTTACGATGCCATACTCGTTCTCTCTTTCGGCGGTCCCGAGAAACCGGACGATGTCATACCCTTCCTAGAAAATGTTCTCCGCGGTCGTAATGTTCCTCGCGAGCGAATGCTCGAAGTCGCCGAACACTATTACCACTTCGGTGGCAAAAGCCCAATCAACGACCAAAACCGAGAGTTAATCGAAGCTCTCAAGTCGGAACTCGTTTCTCAAGATATTTCGCTTCCGATTTTCTGGGGGAATCGCAACTGGTACCCCCTATTGGCAGATACCTTGAAGCAGATGTTCGATGCTGGGCACCGCAAGGTACTGGTCTTCGTGACCTCCATCTTCAGTTCTTACTCAGGCTGTCGTCAGTATCGTGAAGACATTCAGCGTGCCCTGGAGGAGTTGAACCTGACGGAGCAGATGTCGCTCGACAAAATTCGAACGTTCTATAACCACCCCGACTTTATCGAGACCATGGTGGATCGTGTCCGTGACGCGATCAGAGAACTCCCCGAAGATGGCTCCGATCGGCGGAAGGTATTGTTCACGGCTCACAGCATCCCCAATGCAATGGCAGCCAACTGCGCTTATGAAAAACAACTGCATGAGAGTTCCCGTCTGATATCGGAAGCCTTAGGTCTGGAAGATTGGTCACTAGTTTACCAAAGCCGAAGTGGCCCCCCCCAACAACCGTGGCTGGAACCGGACGTTTGTGATGTCATCCAAGAGATCGCTGATAAGAAATTGGCAAGCCAGGTCGTAATTGTGCCGGTTGGTTTTGTTTCCGATCACATGGAAGTCATCTACGATCTGGATGACGAGGCTGCCAAACTAGCGGAGGAGGTTGGCATCACGATGGCACGTGCCAAGACCGCCGGCATCCACCCAAAGTTCATTGGAATGATCCGTAAGCTGATTGAAGAGCGTTTGGGCATTACCCCCGAAAAGGAAGCGATCGGCAAGTTCGGCCCATCGCACGATGTCTGTCCGATCGACTGCTGTAAATACGAACCGCGTCGACCGGGTCCTGTTCCATCTACAGAGTAA
- a CDS encoding HupE/UreJ family protein: MNLRRVLQVVCLVIATSSTAFAHPQEGLTGDGLGAGFLHPWFGFDHLLAMIAVGLLSVQMGGRAIWILPAAFSGMMVAGGIVGMNGVPFHFVECGIALTVIALGAALAFGVKYPLITAAIFIGTFGLTHGHAHGTEMPAMAAPVFYAAGFVGATALLHLIGIAGGLGMKCNQRWVPQFRLSGVAISLAGVGLLLGVL; encoded by the coding sequence ATGAATCTTCGGAGAGTGTTGCAGGTCGTTTGTCTGGTTATCGCCACCTCATCCACAGCCTTTGCTCACCCACAAGAAGGGCTTACCGGCGATGGACTGGGTGCTGGATTCCTTCACCCCTGGTTTGGCTTTGATCATCTTCTGGCGATGATCGCTGTCGGGCTTTTGAGTGTACAGATGGGTGGGAGGGCGATATGGATTCTTCCTGCAGCCTTCTCGGGCATGATGGTAGCCGGCGGTATTGTTGGCATGAATGGTGTGCCGTTTCACTTTGTCGAGTGTGGAATCGCTCTGACCGTGATCGCTCTTGGTGCAGCCTTGGCCTTTGGGGTGAAGTATCCACTAATCACTGCAGCCATCTTTATTGGGACTTTTGGTTTGACGCACGGCCATGCTCACGGAACCGAAATGCCAGCAATGGCCGCTCCTGTCTTTTACGCGGCTGGGTTTGTTGGGGCTACCGCACTACTTCATTTGATTGGGATTGCTGGTGGGTTGGGTATGAAATGTAATCAGCGGTGGGTACCTCAGTTTCGACTGTCGGGAGTCGCGATCTCGCTGGCAGGCGTCGGATTGCTGCTAGGCGTGTTGTAG
- the nuoL gene encoding NADH-quinone oxidoreductase subunit L has translation MEVFLPYLPSLLVTAVLLPLVSFCVIFLVGTRLGDRGKPAAWIAISAILASTILSFFSAGIWFSVHKTPTPHAMSDSHHVVEHHAPPVITGSGYTLASFAGADVSINYYIDALTILMFCMVTLIATCIHFYSTGYMHEELHEVVDNEALLADGESIRRPGRYARFFQAFSLFCFSMLGLVISGNFLMTFVFWELVGLCSWLLIGFYVERQSASTAANKAFIVNRIGDFGMLIGLMALWASLGTLNFGDMPGSGSGVFSQMRSEENHFGLKVPDGMVRLVAADRIDEMALASPVPLNQEQLAAKVNASIKAWRDGTTDGDTTKYGYTLLIVAGLGIFCGCVGKSAQFPLHVWLPDAMEGPTPVSALVHSATMVAAGVFLVARSYPIFLPEVLLVIACVGCVTLFLGATIALVSTDIKRVLAYSTVSQLGYMMLALGVGGWAAGVMHLITHACFKSLLFLCSGSVIHAVHSNEMPHMGGLIRKMPWTGYTMLVGCLAISGIGIPSIFGLPIGLSGYYSKDAILEQVFSFRHFNPVWGTVFFGAACGGACLTAFYMFRMWYLTFLGEPRSAHKHEHAHESPKAMVVPLVLLAILAVVVAWPIYDSIGLPTLSRTIEQARPAGIWQDMAGSHWNVTMPEESKGHVAAVKGPVGVLAFGAAVSGIVLASVFYLWKTLDPADVRRSFDPIYRVLFNKWYFDEVYQAVFVRGALAVATCVSLFDRLVIDRVVDGFAWLVVGFATLSDNWVDRRGIDGFVNWFSRQTYRLGSSLRMLQTGSLRQYVMLIVVSTVALFLILSFWTYSLAQ, from the coding sequence ATGGAAGTTTTTCTCCCTTACCTTCCGAGTCTGCTGGTGACCGCGGTATTACTACCGTTGGTGTCGTTCTGCGTGATCTTCCTAGTCGGTACACGATTGGGGGATCGGGGGAAACCAGCGGCGTGGATCGCGATCAGCGCCATTCTCGCCTCGACGATCCTGTCGTTCTTCTCCGCAGGCATCTGGTTCTCCGTTCACAAGACGCCTACTCCGCATGCGATGAGTGATTCGCATCATGTGGTCGAGCACCATGCACCGCCGGTGATTACTGGCAGCGGCTACACGCTGGCGAGTTTCGCAGGGGCTGATGTAAGCATCAACTATTACATCGATGCATTGACGATTCTCATGTTTTGCATGGTAACACTCATCGCCACATGCATTCATTTTTATTCCACCGGATACATGCACGAAGAATTGCATGAAGTCGTGGATAACGAGGCACTGCTTGCCGATGGAGAATCGATCCGGAGACCTGGCCGATATGCTCGATTCTTTCAGGCATTTTCCCTGTTCTGCTTTAGCATGCTGGGGCTGGTGATTTCCGGTAACTTCCTGATGACGTTTGTCTTTTGGGAGTTGGTCGGTCTCTGTTCCTGGCTTTTGATTGGTTTCTACGTTGAACGCCAATCGGCGTCGACTGCTGCCAACAAGGCTTTTATTGTTAATCGAATTGGCGACTTCGGCATGCTGATCGGATTGATGGCCCTGTGGGCGAGTTTAGGAACGCTTAATTTCGGAGATATGCCCGGTTCAGGGAGTGGTGTGTTTTCGCAGATGCGGAGTGAGGAAAATCACTTTGGGCTTAAGGTGCCTGATGGGATGGTTCGCTTGGTAGCCGCCGATCGAATTGACGAGATGGCATTGGCTTCTCCCGTGCCGCTAAACCAAGAGCAGCTAGCGGCGAAAGTCAATGCATCGATCAAAGCGTGGCGTGATGGAACGACCGATGGAGACACGACCAAATACGGCTACACGCTGCTAATTGTCGCGGGCCTTGGGATCTTTTGTGGATGCGTCGGCAAGAGTGCCCAGTTCCCGCTGCACGTTTGGCTGCCGGATGCAATGGAAGGTCCAACGCCTGTGTCGGCATTGGTGCACTCGGCGACGATGGTCGCAGCCGGTGTGTTTTTGGTCGCACGGTCCTATCCGATCTTCTTGCCGGAAGTGCTGCTGGTGATTGCGTGCGTGGGCTGCGTGACGTTGTTCCTCGGAGCGACGATCGCTCTTGTTTCGACCGACATTAAGCGAGTGCTGGCCTATTCGACGGTTAGCCAGTTGGGTTACATGATGTTAGCACTAGGTGTCGGCGGTTGGGCGGCTGGCGTGATGCATTTGATTACCCATGCGTGTTTCAAGAGCTTGCTGTTCTTGTGCTCTGGCTCGGTGATTCATGCGGTACATAGCAACGAGATGCCGCATATGGGCGGATTGATCCGCAAAATGCCTTGGACCGGATATACGATGCTCGTTGGCTGTCTGGCGATCTCTGGTATCGGCATCCCTTCCATCTTCGGACTGCCAATTGGTTTGAGTGGCTACTACTCGAAAGATGCCATCCTGGAACAGGTCTTTTCCTTTCGTCATTTCAATCCAGTTTGGGGAACGGTTTTCTTCGGCGCTGCTTGCGGCGGAGCATGCCTGACGGCATTCTACATGTTTCGAATGTGGTACCTGACGTTCCTCGGAGAGCCACGCTCGGCTCACAAGCATGAGCATGCCCATGAATCGCCAAAAGCGATGGTTGTCCCTCTAGTCTTGCTGGCGATCTTGGCGGTTGTTGTCGCCTGGCCGATCTACGATTCGATTGGTTTGCCGACGCTTTCCCGAACGATCGAACAGGCACGGCCGGCAGGCATCTGGCAAGATATGGCGGGTAGTCATTGGAACGTCACGATGCCGGAAGAATCGAAGGGGCATGTTGCCGCGGTTAAGGGACCCGTGGGCGTACTTGCATTTGGAGCAGCGGTTAGCGGTATCGTGTTGGCGTCGGTGTTTTATCTGTGGAAAACTTTGGACCCGGCAGACGTGCGGCGTTCGTTCGACCCGATTTACCGAGTCCTGTTCAATAAGTGGTACTTCGACGAAGTCTACCAGGCGGTCTTCGTTCGCGGCGCGTTGGCGGTGGCGACCTGCGTCTCACTGTTTGATCGACTGGTCATTGACCGAGTGGTGGACGGTTTTGCGTGGCTGGTCGTTGGTTTTGCTACTCTTTCTGACAACTGGGTTGATCGCCGCGGGATCGATGGCTTCGTGAATTGGTTCTCACGGCAGACGTATCGACTGGGCAGCAGCTTGCGAATGTTGCAGACGGGTAGCTTGCGTCAGTATGTGATGCTGATTGTCGTCAGTACCGTCGCATTGTTTTTGATTCTGAGTTTTTGGACCTATTCCCTGGCTCAATAG
- the csrA gene encoding carbon storage regulator CsrA, with product MLVLSRKKNESIVINNDITIVVVEIRGDKVRLGVEAPKEVPVHRREVYDAIKRNESGQSATDASANMESE from the coding sequence ATGCTGGTATTATCGAGGAAGAAAAACGAGAGCATTGTCATCAATAACGACATCACCATTGTCGTTGTTGAAATTCGTGGTGATAAGGTCCGCCTTGGCGTCGAAGCTCCAAAGGAAGTCCCCGTGCATCGCCGCGAAGTTTACGATGCTATCAAACGCAATGAGAGTGGACAGTCGGCGACGGACGCGTCGGCCAACATGGAATCGGAATAG
- a CDS encoding NADH-quinone oxidoreductase subunit A, whose translation MSLSTTIVAYLILFTVAGFGFVLVNLLLGSILRPKNPYEEKLEIYECGEPTIGSSFVQFDLRFYVVALLFIIFDVEVAFFFPWAVVFGKSTQLARPESPAIVEMEDGTRAIGPGYIGLMTELGLPVDEAELLASKDVAESNTQAQSAASKLVWTCVADIMIFFAILMVGFAYVWKRGDLDWVRSMAGHPHTSAKSKSSWRDSTQVATTP comes from the coding sequence ATGAGTTTATCAACCACGATCGTTGCTTACCTGATCCTGTTCACCGTGGCAGGCTTCGGTTTCGTGTTGGTGAACCTCTTACTGGGAAGCATCCTGCGACCTAAGAATCCGTACGAAGAAAAGCTCGAGATCTATGAATGTGGCGAGCCGACGATCGGTTCCAGCTTTGTCCAATTCGACCTGCGGTTCTACGTGGTCGCATTGCTGTTCATTATCTTCGATGTTGAAGTCGCCTTCTTCTTTCCTTGGGCGGTTGTTTTCGGGAAGTCGACCCAGCTTGCCAGGCCGGAATCACCTGCGATTGTCGAGATGGAGGATGGTACACGTGCGATCGGCCCTGGGTACATAGGCCTGATGACCGAGCTAGGGTTGCCGGTCGATGAAGCGGAACTGTTAGCCTCGAAGGACGTTGCCGAAAGCAACACCCAGGCCCAGTCTGCTGCATCGAAGTTGGTGTGGACGTGCGTGGCGGACATCATGATCTTTTTTGCGATCCTCATGGTTGGATTCGCCTATGTCTGGAAGCGAGGTGATCTCGACTGGGTGCGATCGATGGCCGGACATCCCCATACCAGTGCGAAATCTAAATCGAGCTGGCGCGACTCAACCCAGGTGGCAACGACGCCGTAA
- the nuoH gene encoding NADH-quinone oxidoreductase subunit NuoH, whose protein sequence is MGEFFAGWFPAGWEFLGYTVAALIQAFLLVNVIALGAFVFIWAERKVSARIQDRLGPTRTGGAFGWLQSLADGIKLLSKEDLMPKDADPILFKLAPYVAFAASFSAFMALPFASGWVALHLNIGLFFLIAVLGLEVFGVILAGYSSGSKWSLFGAMRQAAQVVSYEVPLGICVIVPLMICGTMDLVAIGDQQRGLFTNWLIFHDPFIFVVFWVYFTCAVASVNRAPFDLAEAESELVAGFLTEYSGMRWSLFFMAEYGSMILVSALAAILFFGGWNGPIPIFSALMDWFPNYLGNCWWFSTTANLFGLLCLLMKASIGVIAMMWVRWTFPRLRVDQVITMCLKYCVPIAAVCLLGVMFWTALGVPFFNDLLPAQDRALVREGWFKSGEKQADALLKSLSPSPDEEGEVE, encoded by the coding sequence GTGGGAGAGTTCTTCGCAGGTTGGTTTCCTGCAGGATGGGAATTCCTGGGGTACACAGTCGCCGCGCTGATTCAAGCCTTCTTGCTGGTCAATGTGATCGCTCTTGGTGCTTTTGTTTTCATCTGGGCTGAACGGAAAGTCTCCGCCCGTATTCAAGATCGCCTGGGACCGACACGCACCGGCGGAGCGTTCGGGTGGCTTCAGTCGCTGGCCGACGGAATTAAGCTTCTCTCGAAAGAAGACTTGATGCCTAAGGACGCCGATCCCATCCTCTTTAAGCTTGCTCCTTATGTTGCCTTCGCAGCCAGCTTTTCAGCATTCATGGCCCTTCCCTTCGCTTCGGGTTGGGTGGCGTTGCATTTGAATATTGGTCTGTTCTTCCTAATCGCCGTTTTGGGATTGGAAGTCTTCGGCGTCATCCTGGCTGGTTACTCGTCCGGGTCGAAATGGTCCCTCTTTGGTGCGATGCGGCAGGCAGCCCAGGTTGTTAGCTATGAAGTGCCGTTGGGTATCTGCGTGATCGTTCCGCTGATGATCTGCGGGACGATGGATCTGGTAGCCATCGGTGATCAACAACGCGGATTGTTTACCAATTGGCTCATCTTTCACGATCCCTTCATCTTCGTCGTATTCTGGGTTTACTTTACTTGCGCGGTTGCCAGTGTGAATCGAGCTCCTTTCGATCTGGCGGAAGCGGAAAGTGAACTGGTTGCCGGTTTTCTCACCGAGTACTCTGGCATGCGGTGGAGTCTGTTCTTCATGGCCGAATATGGCTCGATGATCTTGGTATCGGCCTTGGCTGCGATTCTGTTCTTTGGTGGATGGAATGGGCCGATTCCAATTTTCAGTGCCTTAATGGATTGGTTCCCAAACTATCTAGGCAACTGCTGGTGGTTCAGTACGACGGCCAATCTGTTCGGCTTGCTTTGCCTATTGATGAAAGCATCGATCGGTGTGATCGCGATGATGTGGGTGCGGTGGACTTTCCCCCGCCTGCGTGTCGACCAGGTGATTACAATGTGCCTGAAGTACTGCGTTCCAATCGCGGCGGTCTGTCTATTGGGTGTGATGTTCTGGACGGCGCTAGGCGTTCCTTTTTTCAATGATCTTCTGCCGGCTCAAGATCGGGCCCTGGTCCGTGAGGGGTGGTTTAAGTCCGGCGAGAAGCAGGCCGATGCGTTGCTCAAGTCGCTTTCGCCATCCCCGGACGAGGAAGGAGAAGTCGAGTGA